From the Aquitalea magnusonii genome, one window contains:
- a CDS encoding ATP-binding protein encodes MANTNNKASQTLAIGRAVIAIVVLLGIFQIGWVARLLLASWQHYQQAVALSEVHQVRTKFYTAADLLRREAILSRSLLYRNTPPYPKERSQLALLRSQADYWMNQAMAAGQQDIVIEQRAKLADVALQLESFHSLRAEIDMRIGPAWGVDETLGYGEELSSRHLQDAINDVLIGMNGQIKWNAPPGLYIMMDIAQDSWSIGHVLRSSAAALLLRSERDAPLSETEEMDLQSRLDLSNLMLQQLRADAAHIDDRELLASLRRISDAALQLHMLNKQQLTLLQAHQRLASMQPAMQQQVEQVQQESWALFLHTNRLCAQQIEQALQDYRRQLIHDSLLGIAILALGLILLYSMTKRVLKPLNRLQRMLDAAGDAIMTINQHGVVLSANAGAQRLFGNGRVTLEGQQISQLLQLPQALADTLQVVSEQGSQTLQGEGIKLNGELFFAGITVSTFRSTDTGKEFMLIVRDEHQRRIAEHSLEHNLSMLSAISHVENLMLSRWPRNEVLDRLLQEFIRFSRAEQGFMLVLAEFPDDRFEIHLQAGNWPDTLPPLETVAHEAEPLTWLLQRLAEMPPWITLPVSMDDDVSALICLLQPDLTLLGKGIQPLVGAYANILGFFDEEDRRKLSESQLRSVLQEEEAIYSASPIGLLRLNEQMQIVRANRMAEDIFGRGGNSLPGMHLMELLASDQSWFDLTSQLNSMVQYQSKLRCELECINADGRPIWVLFEGMLLFPDRPREGTILACLDITESKLAEFELRMARDQANAANRAKSSFLATMSHEIRTPMNGVLGMLELLAMTPLNPEQKDSVDTIQESARTLLRLIDDILDFSKIEADKLEVVLTPTAVKPLLEQVRTLYAETAAAKGLQLKLEVDERLAPALLLDPLRLRQILQNFVSNAVKFTANGGITLHVEVLEQEFSAQTLRFDIIDTGIGISPENLSRLFEPFTQAESDTSRRFGGTGLGLAICRRLAGLMGGHVELESQPGQGTRASLLLVANIVDISELPAGDAEEVGSAAVGTSQYDALLPILFAEDNPTNRKLTLRQLEKLGYTAECAEDGAQAYAMWQAGHYSLLLTDCHMPVTDGYELARLIRAYEAEHPERGHLPIIACTANAGQEELNKTSAAGMDDFLTKPLAINILAAMLEKWLNKSPENTMLPAPDTPVPALPCPVDRSVLEVYSDGELAVELEILHDFEQANQEDMAALRQAASDASAEQLAWAAHRIKGASRMVGANEMGNAAEAVEKAAKAGEVAQAQALLLSLEAALAAFEHWLQQQDTASV; translated from the coding sequence CCAACTGGCCTTGCTGCGTTCGCAGGCCGATTACTGGATGAACCAGGCCATGGCGGCCGGGCAACAGGATATTGTCATTGAGCAGCGGGCCAAGCTGGCGGATGTGGCCCTGCAACTGGAAAGCTTTCATTCCCTGCGCGCCGAAATTGACATGCGCATCGGCCCTGCCTGGGGGGTGGATGAAACGCTGGGCTATGGCGAGGAACTGTCGTCACGCCATTTGCAAGATGCCATCAACGATGTATTGATCGGCATGAACGGGCAGATAAAGTGGAATGCCCCGCCGGGCTTGTACATCATGATGGATATCGCTCAGGACAGTTGGAGCATAGGCCATGTGCTGCGTTCCTCTGCGGCTGCACTGCTACTGCGTAGCGAGCGTGATGCCCCGCTGAGTGAAACCGAGGAGATGGACCTGCAGTCCCGGCTGGATCTGAGCAACCTGATGTTGCAGCAATTGCGCGCTGATGCCGCCCATATTGATGACCGCGAACTGCTGGCCAGCCTGCGCCGGATCTCGGATGCCGCGCTGCAACTGCATATGCTGAACAAGCAGCAACTGACCTTGCTGCAGGCACATCAACGGCTGGCCAGCATGCAGCCGGCCATGCAGCAACAGGTAGAGCAGGTACAGCAGGAAAGCTGGGCCCTGTTCCTGCACACCAATCGGTTGTGCGCCCAGCAGATTGAGCAAGCCTTGCAGGATTACCGCCGCCAGCTGATTCATGACAGCCTGCTGGGCATCGCCATCCTGGCACTGGGGCTGATTTTGCTCTACAGCATGACCAAGCGCGTCCTCAAGCCGCTGAACCGTCTGCAACGCATGCTGGATGCCGCGGGCGATGCCATCATGACCATCAATCAGCATGGCGTGGTGTTGTCGGCCAATGCCGGTGCGCAACGCCTGTTCGGCAATGGGCGGGTAACGCTGGAAGGCCAGCAGATCAGCCAGTTGCTACAGCTACCGCAGGCCCTGGCAGATACCCTGCAGGTGGTCAGCGAACAGGGTAGCCAGACTTTGCAGGGCGAAGGCATCAAGCTGAATGGCGAGCTGTTTTTTGCCGGCATCACCGTCAGCACCTTCCGCAGCACCGATACCGGCAAGGAATTCATGCTGATTGTGCGGGACGAGCATCAGCGCCGCATTGCCGAGCATTCCTTGGAACACAACCTGAGCATGCTGTCCGCCATTTCCCATGTGGAAAACCTCATGCTCAGCCGTTGGCCGCGCAATGAAGTACTGGATCGACTGCTGCAGGAGTTCATCCGCTTCAGCCGGGCCGAACAGGGCTTCATGCTGGTGCTGGCCGAATTCCCGGATGACCGTTTTGAAATCCACCTGCAAGCCGGTAACTGGCCTGATACGCTGCCGCCGCTGGAAACCGTGGCACACGAAGCAGAACCGCTGACCTGGCTGCTGCAGCGCCTGGCCGAGATGCCACCCTGGATTACCCTGCCGGTGTCGATGGATGACGATGTCTCGGCGCTGATCTGCCTGTTGCAGCCAGACCTTACCTTGCTGGGAAAAGGCATACAGCCATTGGTAGGGGCTTATGCCAACATTCTTGGTTTCTTTGATGAAGAAGATCGCCGCAAGCTGTCCGAATCCCAGCTGCGGTCGGTATTGCAAGAAGAAGAGGCCATTTACTCCGCCTCGCCTATTGGTTTGCTGCGCCTGAATGAGCAAATGCAGATTGTCCGTGCCAACCGCATGGCGGAAGACATTTTCGGCCGCGGGGGCAACAGCCTGCCTGGCATGCACTTGATGGAGCTGCTGGCCTCGGACCAAAGCTGGTTCGATCTGACCAGCCAGCTCAACAGCATGGTGCAGTACCAGAGCAAGCTGCGCTGCGAACTGGAATGCATCAATGCCGATGGCCGCCCCATCTGGGTGCTGTTTGAAGGCATGCTGCTGTTTCCGGATCGACCGCGCGAGGGCACCATCCTGGCCTGCCTGGACATTACCGAAAGCAAGCTGGCCGAGTTTGAACTGCGCATGGCGCGTGACCAGGCCAATGCCGCCAACCGGGCCAAGAGCTCCTTCCTGGCCACCATGAGCCACGAGATCCGCACGCCGATGAACGGGGTGCTGGGCATGCTGGAACTGCTGGCCATGACCCCGCTCAACCCCGAGCAGAAGGACAGCGTGGATACCATCCAGGAATCGGCGCGCACCCTGCTGCGGCTGATTGACGACATCCTGGATTTTTCCAAGATCGAAGCGGACAAGCTGGAAGTGGTACTGACCCCCACTGCGGTCAAACCGCTGCTGGAACAAGTCCGTACGCTGTACGCTGAAACCGCAGCAGCCAAGGGCCTGCAGCTCAAGCTGGAAGTGGATGAACGCCTGGCCCCCGCCCTGTTGCTGGACCCCTTGCGCCTGCGCCAGATCCTGCAGAATTTCGTCAGCAATGCCGTCAAGTTCACCGCCAATGGCGGCATTACCCTGCATGTGGAAGTGCTGGAGCAGGAGTTTTCTGCCCAGACCCTGCGCTTTGACATCATCGATACCGGTATCGGCATTTCACCGGAAAACCTGTCACGTCTGTTCGAACCGTTTACCCAGGCCGAATCCGATACCAGCCGTCGCTTTGGCGGCACCGGCCTGGGCCTGGCCATCTGCCGCCGGCTGGCCGGCCTGATGGGTGGGCATGTGGAGCTGGAAAGCCAGCCCGGACAGGGAACGCGCGCCTCCTTGCTGCTGGTGGCCAATATCGTGGACATCAGCGAACTGCCGGCCGGCGATGCCGAAGAAGTAGGCAGCGCCGCCGTTGGCACCAGCCAGTATGATGCGCTGTTGCCCATCCTCTTTGCCGAGGATAACCCGACCAACCGCAAGCTGACCTTGCGTCAGCTGGAAAAGCTGGGCTATACCGCCGAGTGTGCCGAAGATGGTGCCCAAGCCTACGCCATGTGGCAGGCCGGCCACTACAGCCTGTTGCTGACCGACTGTCACATGCCGGTGACCGACGGTTATGAGTTGGCGCGTCTGATCCGGGCCTATGAGGCGGAGCATCCAGAGCGCGGCCATCTGCCCATTATTGCCTGTACAGCCAATGCCGGGCAGGAGGAGCTGAACAAGACCAGTGCGGCTGGCATGGATGATTTCCTCACCAAGCCGCTGGCCATCAATATTCTTGCCGCCATGCTGGAAAAATGGCTGAACAAATCGCCGGAGAATACCATGCTGCCTGCCCCCGACACCCCTGTACCGGCCTTGCCTTGTCCGGTTGATCGCTCTGTGCTGGAAGTCTACAGCGATGGTGAGCTGGCTGTGGAACTGGAGATCCTGCACGATTTCGAGCAGGCTAATCAGGAAGATATGGCCGCATTGCGCCAGGCCGCCAGCGATGCCAGTGCCGAGCAACTGGCCTGGGCCGCGCACCGTATCAAGGGTGCCAGCCGCATGGTGGGGGCCAATGAAATGGGTAATGCGGCGGAGGCGGTGGAGAAGGCCGCCAAGGCTGGCGAGGTGGCACAGGCGCAGGCGCTGCTGCTCAGCCTGGAAGCGGCACTGGCGGCATTCGAGCACTGGCTGCAGCAGCAGGATACGGCCAGCGTGTGA
- a CDS encoding LysR substrate-binding domain-containing protein, translating into MNPMKLPPLNALRVFVAAAEHLSFTRAAAALHLTQGAVSRHVQTLEEFYGTSLFIRQARGLALTAEGEALVKPARDAFQLLHEASEMLRLRQSGLRVRIPPTPAMRWVLPNLPDFQTRYPEYTLHLITQLIHDKPFNRAEYDLAIIGMPRPEVYTDMRIECICREKLVPVCSPSLMVGPHPLRTPEDLQYHTLLHPWRDQDVWDRWLKLAGVSNINPESGVTFDALEYALHAAAAGMGVTLAQVSMVNDDIQRGRLVIPFDTVLETEWAYYLMYSHEMAQQPKIRAFRDWLIATLERSEAISRTM; encoded by the coding sequence ATGAATCCGATGAAACTGCCTCCCTTGAATGCGCTGCGTGTTTTTGTTGCCGCGGCTGAGCACCTGTCCTTTACCCGCGCAGCCGCCGCCCTGCATCTGACCCAGGGTGCGGTCAGCCGTCATGTACAGACGCTGGAGGAGTTCTACGGCACCAGCCTGTTCATCCGCCAGGCGCGCGGGCTGGCCCTCACCGCCGAAGGCGAGGCGCTGGTGAAACCGGCGCGTGATGCCTTCCAGTTGCTGCACGAGGCCAGCGAAATGCTGCGCCTGCGCCAGAGCGGGCTGCGGGTACGCATTCCGCCAACGCCGGCCATGCGCTGGGTGCTGCCCAATCTGCCGGACTTCCAGACCCGCTACCCGGAATACACCCTGCACCTGATCACCCAGCTGATCCACGACAAGCCATTCAACCGGGCCGAATACGACCTGGCCATCATCGGCATGCCGCGGCCCGAGGTGTACACCGACATGCGCATCGAGTGCATCTGCCGGGAAAAACTGGTGCCGGTTTGTTCACCGTCCCTGATGGTAGGCCCCCATCCTTTGCGCACGCCGGAAGATTTGCAGTACCACACCCTGTTGCATCCGTGGCGGGATCAGGATGTCTGGGACCGCTGGCTGAAGCTGGCCGGGGTGAGCAATATCAACCCGGAGAGCGGTGTGACTTTTGATGCGCTGGAATACGCGCTGCATGCCGCGGCAGCGGGCATGGGCGTGACGCTGGCACAGGTTTCCATGGTCAACGACGACATCCAGCGCGGACGGCTGGTGATTCCGTTTGATACCGTGCTGGAGACGGAGTGGGCGTATTACCTGATGTATTCGCACGAAATGGCGCAGCAGCCGAAAATCCGCGCCTTCCGCGACTGGCTGATTGCCACCCTGGAGCGCAGTGAGGCCATCAGCCGGACCATGTAG
- the prfA gene encoding peptide chain release factor 1, whose protein sequence is MKPSIATKLSQLADRLEEVTHLLASESATADMDQFRKLTREHAELTPVVETFQQYQQCEKDIATAGEMLSDPDMKEFAQLEIDEGREKLAALELELQKLLLPKDPNDEKNIFLEIRAGTGGDEAALFAADLLRMYTRFAERNRWQVEIVSASESDLGGYKEAIVRIIGFGAYSKLKFESGGHRVQRVPATETQGRIHTSACTVAVMAEADELVDVVLNPADLRIDTFRASGAGGQHINKTDSAVRITHLPTGIVAECQDGRSQHANKASAMQVLAARINDIQRREQQQKEAAERKSLIGSGDRSERIRTYNYPQGRITDHRINLTLYKLDYVMDGDLVELTDALIAEQQTELLAALGD, encoded by the coding sequence ATGAAACCGTCGATTGCGACAAAACTGTCGCAGTTGGCCGATCGCCTGGAAGAAGTCACCCATCTTCTGGCCAGCGAGTCGGCCACTGCCGATATGGATCAGTTTCGCAAACTGACCCGTGAACATGCCGAGCTGACCCCGGTAGTGGAAACCTTCCAGCAATATCAGCAGTGCGAGAAGGATATCGCCACCGCGGGTGAAATGCTGTCCGACCCGGACATGAAAGAGTTCGCCCAACTGGAAATCGACGAAGGCCGGGAAAAATTGGCCGCCCTGGAGCTGGAGCTGCAAAAGCTGCTGCTGCCCAAGGACCCCAACGACGAAAAGAACATCTTCCTGGAAATCCGCGCCGGCACCGGCGGCGACGAAGCCGCGCTGTTTGCCGCCGACCTGCTGCGCATGTACACCCGCTTTGCCGAACGCAACCGCTGGCAGGTGGAAATCGTCTCCGCCAGCGAGTCCGACCTGGGCGGCTACAAGGAAGCCATCGTCCGCATCATCGGCTTTGGGGCGTATTCCAAGCTGAAATTCGAATCCGGCGGTCACCGCGTGCAGCGGGTGCCAGCCACCGAAACCCAGGGCCGCATCCACACCTCGGCCTGCACCGTGGCGGTGATGGCCGAAGCAGATGAATTGGTGGACGTGGTACTGAACCCGGCCGACCTGCGCATCGACACCTTCCGCGCCAGCGGTGCCGGTGGTCAGCACATCAACAAGACCGACTCCGCGGTGCGCATCACCCACCTGCCCACCGGCATTGTGGCGGAGTGCCAGGATGGCCGTTCGCAGCATGCCAACAAGGCCAGCGCCATGCAGGTGCTGGCGGCGCGCATCAACGACATCCAGCGCCGCGAGCAGCAGCAGAAGGAAGCGGCCGAGCGCAAGAGCCTGATTGGTTCGGGCGACCGCTCCGAACGCATCCGTACCTATAACTATCCGCAAGGCCGCATCACCGACCACCGCATCAACCTGACGCTGTACAAGCTGGATTATGTGATGGATGGCGATCTGGTCGAGCTGACCGACGCGCTGATTGCCGAGCAGCAAACCGAACTGCTGGCGGCGCTGGGCGACTGA
- the hemA gene encoding glutamyl-tRNA reductase: protein MHLVAFGLNHHTAPLSVREKLAFPAEVLPNALESLVGSQAAREAAIVSTCNRTEIYCNSNNPEQALQWLSHYHGLPVEELRPYLYQLDASSAARHAFRVASGLDSMVLGETQILGQLKDAVRTAENVGTLGSLLNGLFQRTFAVAKEVRSSTAVGSSSVSMSAAAVKLAEQIFPTIGELNILFIGAGEMIELVATHFAAREPSCITIANRTLERGQKLAEQFGGNAITLSELPDVLHRYDVVVTSTASQLPIVGKGLVERAIKARRHRPIFMLDLAVPRDIEIEVGKLDDVYLYTVDDIASIVEVGKEARQSAAEEAESIIQARVAEFNDWLKKRETVPLIRALRDEAERTRRHALEAALKQLAKGTEPEKVLESLSQQLTNKLMHPPTQALSSGSGAEHAAVVETIARLYRLHPES, encoded by the coding sequence ATGCATCTGGTTGCCTTTGGCCTGAATCACCATACCGCCCCGCTGTCGGTCCGCGAGAAGCTTGCCTTCCCGGCCGAAGTGTTGCCCAACGCACTGGAAAGCCTGGTGGGTTCGCAGGCGGCGCGTGAAGCAGCCATCGTTTCCACCTGCAACCGCACGGAAATCTACTGCAATAGCAACAACCCCGAGCAGGCTCTGCAATGGCTGTCGCACTATCACGGCCTGCCGGTGGAGGAATTGCGCCCCTATCTGTACCAACTGGATGCCAGCAGCGCCGCCCGTCATGCCTTCCGCGTGGCTTCGGGCCTCGATTCCATGGTGCTGGGGGAAACCCAGATCCTGGGCCAACTGAAAGATGCGGTACGTACCGCGGAAAATGTCGGCACCCTGGGTTCGCTGCTTAACGGCCTGTTCCAGCGCACCTTTGCCGTGGCCAAGGAAGTGCGCAGCAGCACCGCCGTGGGTTCCAGTTCGGTATCCATGTCCGCTGCGGCGGTGAAGCTGGCCGAGCAGATCTTCCCCACCATTGGCGAGCTGAACATCCTGTTCATCGGTGCCGGCGAGATGATCGAACTGGTGGCCACCCACTTTGCCGCCCGTGAACCCTCCTGTATCACCATTGCCAACCGCACGCTGGAGCGGGGGCAGAAGCTGGCGGAACAGTTTGGCGGCAATGCCATCACCCTGTCCGAGCTGCCCGATGTGCTGCACCGCTACGATGTGGTGGTCACCTCTACCGCCAGCCAACTGCCCATCGTCGGCAAGGGGCTGGTCGAGCGCGCCATCAAGGCCCGCCGCCATCGTCCCATTTTCATGCTGGACCTGGCCGTGCCGCGCGACATCGAAATCGAAGTGGGCAAACTGGACGATGTCTATCTGTATACCGTGGACGACATTGCCAGCATTGTGGAGGTGGGCAAGGAAGCCCGCCAAAGCGCGGCGGAAGAAGCCGAATCCATCATCCAGGCCCGCGTGGCCGAATTTAACGACTGGCTGAAAAAGCGCGAAACCGTGCCGCTGATCCGCGCCCTGCGCGACGAGGCCGAGCGCACCCGCCGCCACGCACTGGAAGCGGCCCTCAAGCAACTGGCCAAGGGCACGGAGCCGGAAAAAGTGCTGGAAAGCCTGTCACAGCAACTCACCAACAAACTGATGCACCCGCCCACCCAGGCCCTGTCCTCGGGCAGCGGCGCGGAGCATGCGGCCGTGGTGGAAACCATCGCCCGCCTTTACCGCTTACACCCGGAGTCGTAA
- the pdxH gene encoding pyridoxamine 5'-phosphate oxidase has protein sequence MSLNLADIRQDYSKKELSPEDCLPDAVAQFELWLNEAMTAQVHEPTAMNVATVGEDGRPTARIVLLKGVENGQLVFYSNYHSRKGQQLAANPFVSLTFFWPELERQVRIEGRVEQVAPEVSDAYFASRPYTSRLGAWASEQSSEISSKNVLISRAAMFGVKHPLSVPRPPHWGGYAVIPDRVEFWQGRPSRLHDRVVYLLQADASWQRVRLAP, from the coding sequence ATGTCGCTGAATCTTGCCGATATCCGCCAGGATTATTCGAAAAAGGAATTGTCGCCGGAAGACTGCCTGCCTGATGCCGTGGCGCAGTTCGAGCTGTGGCTGAACGAAGCCATGACCGCCCAGGTACACGAACCCACGGCGATGAATGTGGCCACCGTGGGTGAAGATGGCCGCCCCACGGCGCGCATCGTGCTGCTCAAGGGCGTGGAGAACGGCCAACTGGTGTTCTACAGCAATTATCACAGCCGCAAGGGGCAGCAACTGGCGGCCAATCCCTTTGTTTCGCTGACCTTTTTCTGGCCCGAGCTGGAGCGTCAGGTACGCATTGAGGGCCGGGTGGAACAGGTGGCCCCGGAAGTATCGGATGCCTATTTTGCCAGCCGTCCCTATACCAGCCGGCTGGGGGCCTGGGCCAGCGAGCAGAGCAGCGAAATCAGCTCCAAGAATGTGCTGATCAGCCGCGCCGCCATGTTTGGCGTCAAGCACCCGCTTAGCGTGCCGCGCCCGCCGCACTGGGGCGGCTATGCGGTGATTCCGGACCGGGTGGAGTTCTGGCAGGGCCGGCCCAGCCGACTGCACGACCGCGTGGTCTACCTGCTGCAAGCCGATGCCAGCTGGCAACGCGTGCGACTGGCACCGTAA
- a CDS encoding GFA family protein — MIKGSCCCGSIKFELTSPPSMMGMCHCSRCRKLGASALVFTDKKFFNLLEGQEFIARYVPNAPYKYIRAFCKICGTALGEIGSENDSFPIPANCLDDEPGLAMQFHVFVGSKPSWYEICDNAQQFQENPE; from the coding sequence ATGATTAAAGGAAGCTGCTGCTGTGGTTCGATAAAATTTGAATTAACATCGCCACCGAGCATGATGGGTATGTGTCACTGCTCTCGTTGTCGAAAGCTAGGTGCAAGTGCACTAGTATTCACAGACAAGAAATTCTTTAATCTACTAGAAGGACAGGAGTTTATTGCACGTTACGTGCCTAATGCTCCATATAAATACATAAGAGCATTTTGTAAGATTTGCGGAACAGCCTTAGGCGAGATTGGTTCAGAAAACGACTCTTTTCCGATTCCAGCAAATTGCCTGGATGATGAGCCCGGCTTAGCAATGCAATTTCATGTCTTTGTCGGCTCCAAGCCCTCATGGTATGAAATTTGTGACAACGCGCAGCAGTTCCAGGAAAACCCAGAATAA
- a CDS encoding coproporphyrinogen-III oxidase family protein, with the protein MRSAVNHPSRQTIDDFINKNVDRPIANKVLHAHPSPMHWKTQFDRSRFDQALQNSAQRSASINFYIGIPFCLPTDPPHCGFCLFPTTAYQGKSAISQYLHYLAIEADLYKETYGQAKIASLYVGGGTPNLLATQHYDELIKIIQSLFPDMDRNIEKTLEGIPQLFSADKIKAIHESGFNRVSMGVQQLDDRLIQYSGRKQTSRQVFDAIEMFHQYGLSCNVDMIYGWPEQSIDSMLDGLRKISAAGVHHITHYELNIAGRSHFATKQRAILPSQEEKYEMYKVAKQFLQEEGFVQKTAYDWERRSASSRGNAKPWEYLYEQNLRQLFSSSEADSQCYMGGLGYAAVNIRLQPDGGKDSFSAMNQRNLAAYMKDLADHRKPIERVYFHTPEDVKLCWIFQALQELSVNMADYRAVFESEFLTEYALTVAGLLEKEWIVVRDDVLYLVGRGEFNVPLIQAIFAFQLSQEISKPEAVIPIAAIE; encoded by the coding sequence ATGCGCAGCGCCGTGAATCATCCGTCTCGTCAAACGATTGACGATTTCATCAATAAGAATGTGGATCGCCCAATAGCGAATAAAGTGCTGCACGCACATCCATCGCCGATGCATTGGAAGACACAGTTTGATCGTTCGCGCTTTGATCAAGCCTTGCAAAATAGTGCACAGCGATCGGCAAGCATCAATTTTTATATCGGCATACCATTTTGCTTGCCAACGGATCCTCCGCACTGTGGATTTTGCTTGTTTCCTACTACTGCGTATCAGGGCAAGTCTGCCATTTCGCAATATTTGCACTATTTGGCGATCGAAGCGGATTTGTATAAAGAAACATACGGCCAGGCAAAGATTGCATCCTTGTATGTCGGCGGTGGAACCCCCAATCTGCTTGCTACTCAGCATTATGATGAATTGATAAAGATAATTCAGTCCTTGTTTCCTGATATGGATAGAAATATTGAAAAAACATTGGAGGGCATTCCTCAGCTTTTCTCGGCTGATAAAATTAAGGCTATTCATGAAAGTGGGTTTAATCGCGTCAGCATGGGTGTCCAACAGCTTGATGATAGGTTGATTCAATATAGTGGCAGAAAACAAACAAGCCGGCAGGTGTTTGATGCCATTGAAATGTTTCATCAATATGGGCTCAGTTGTAATGTGGATATGATTTACGGATGGCCGGAGCAATCGATAGATAGCATGCTGGATGGGTTGCGGAAAATTTCAGCTGCGGGTGTGCATCATATTACGCATTACGAGTTGAATATTGCGGGGCGCTCCCATTTTGCTACTAAACAGCGGGCCATATTGCCTTCGCAAGAAGAAAAATATGAAATGTATAAAGTTGCAAAGCAATTTCTACAGGAAGAGGGGTTTGTGCAAAAAACTGCCTATGACTGGGAGAGAAGGTCTGCTAGTAGTCGTGGAAATGCCAAACCATGGGAATATCTGTATGAACAAAACCTAAGGCAGCTTTTTTCTAGCAGTGAGGCAGATTCCCAATGTTATATGGGGGGGTTAGGTTATGCGGCGGTCAATATCCGTCTACAGCCAGACGGGGGTAAAGATTCATTCTCGGCGATGAACCAAAGAAATTTGGCAGCATATATGAAAGATCTAGCTGATCACCGCAAGCCAATAGAGCGTGTGTATTTTCATACTCCCGAGGATGTCAAGCTATGCTGGATATTTCAGGCGTTGCAGGAGCTCAGCGTGAATATGGCCGATTATCGGGCTGTATTTGAGAGTGAGTTTTTGACAGAATATGCGCTGACCGTTGCTGGATTGTTGGAAAAGGAATGGATTGTGGTACGGGATGATGTGCTTTATTTGGTTGGAAGAGGGGAGTTTAATGTTCCTCTGATTCAGGCGATTTTTGCTTTTCAGCTCAGTCAGGAAATCAGCAAGCCGGAGGCAGTCATTCCGATTGCTGCAATAGAATGA